One genomic segment of Deltaproteobacteria bacterium includes these proteins:
- a CDS encoding LLM class flavin-dependent oxidoreductase: MSQQLIGVSVPSDNVQDALAMIERAEQLGIPAAWMTTGMARPDNLTTFAAAAVRTQRIKLGTSIVPTYPRHPLVTVQQTQVIAQLAPGRFRLGVGPSHRPLMEAMGLQFKAPLGNLREYLRICKALLQQGRVDFDGTHYKAHDTIPQPLDVPVMASALQRDSFELCGEEADGAISWVCPGPYLRDVALPAMRTGAARVGRPVPPLIAHAPVCVHDNADEVYAAVRAQIMNPRLPFYQNMFVAAGFPEAKNGTWSDGMIDATVLWGNEARVTERLQQLLTWGATEILVTPVPAGANRSASRDRTLHLLGQAAQEV; the protein is encoded by the coding sequence ATGAGTCAACAGTTAATTGGCGTATCAGTTCCCAGTGATAACGTACAGGACGCGTTAGCCATGATCGAACGAGCGGAACAGTTGGGCATTCCCGCCGCGTGGATGACCACAGGCATGGCCCGCCCGGATAATCTGACAACGTTTGCCGCCGCAGCCGTGCGGACACAGCGCATCAAGCTGGGAACGTCGATTGTTCCGACCTATCCACGGCACCCGCTCGTCACCGTGCAGCAAACCCAAGTGATTGCCCAGCTGGCGCCCGGACGCTTCCGCCTCGGCGTTGGCCCCAGCCACCGTCCACTGATGGAGGCGATGGGCTTACAATTCAAAGCACCGCTGGGAAATCTACGCGAGTATTTACGCATCTGCAAAGCCTTGCTCCAGCAAGGCCGAGTCGATTTTGATGGCACTCACTACAAAGCCCACGACACCATCCCTCAACCGCTGGACGTGCCGGTCATGGCATCGGCGCTGCAACGAGATTCTTTTGAACTGTGCGGCGAAGAAGCAGACGGTGCGATCAGCTGGGTGTGTCCTGGGCCGTACCTGCGCGATGTCGCCCTGCCCGCCATGCGCACTGGTGCGGCGCGTGTTGGTCGCCCGGTCCCACCACTGATTGCCCATGCGCCGGTCTGCGTTCATGACAACGCCGACGAAGTGTACGCCGCCGTACGAGCGCAGATTATGAACCCACGGCTGCCGTTTTATCAGAACATGTTCGTTGCTGCGGGCTTTCCCGAGGCGAAAAACGGGACCTGGAGCGACGGGATGATTGACGCCACTGTCCTGTGGGGGAACGAGGCACGCGTCACCGAGCGCTTGCAGCAACTCCTGACCTGGGGAGCCACGGAAATTCTTGTGACCCCGGTCCCCGCCGGTGCCAACCGCAGCGCCTCGCGTGACCGCACGTTACATCTACTCGGCCAGGCGGCACAAGAGGTGTAG
- a CDS encoding cytochrome c, with protein sequence MLKLLLFVSTALVLASCTREPSPPPTGAVLYQQYCASCHGPTGKGNGPVAASLQQI encoded by the coding sequence ATGCTGAAGTTGCTCTTGTTCGTTAGTACCGCGCTGGTGCTGGCGAGTTGCACGAGGGAGCCGTCGCCACCTCCTACGGGAGCGGTGCTCTATCAGCAGTACTGTGCGTCGTGTCATGGACCCACCGGAAAAGGGAATGGACCGGTTGCTGCGTCGCTCCAACAGATCTGA
- a CDS encoding SDR family oxidoreductase, translated as MAKKKVLIAGASGLVGSAAVRQFAQLSDWDVVGVSRRIPTGSDRASFVSVDLTNQQQCADVFSRMTDVTHVVYAAVNEKPGLEEGWKDRDQMRLNLAMLENLFAPLEAAATGLQHVSLLQGTKAYGAHLGRIALPARERAPRHQHENFYWLQEDYLRARQQGKPWQWTIWRPQLVFGDAIGSNLNVVPAIGVYAAVRREAGLPLSFPGGPAFVFEAIDADLLAEAMAWAATAPTVGNEIFNITNGDVFAWPEVWPVIADAVGMPVGPPQPLSLVQEMPKHAAEWAAIVRKYQLHAPEDLNAFVGASFGLADFCFAYGVHHPPPPILVSTIKLRKAGFAGCIDTEDMLRKWFKRFQDLQLLPPR; from the coding sequence ATGGCGAAGAAAAAAGTGCTGATTGCTGGGGCGTCTGGCTTGGTTGGTTCGGCAGCGGTGCGACAGTTCGCGCAGTTGTCCGACTGGGACGTCGTCGGCGTGTCGCGGCGGATACCAACGGGCAGTGACCGCGCCTCCTTCGTGTCAGTCGATCTGACCAATCAACAGCAGTGCGCTGACGTGTTTTCGCGCATGACCGATGTGACCCATGTCGTCTATGCCGCCGTCAATGAAAAGCCGGGATTAGAGGAAGGATGGAAAGATCGCGACCAGATGCGCCTGAATCTCGCGATGTTAGAAAACCTCTTTGCTCCGCTGGAGGCGGCGGCCACCGGTTTGCAGCATGTCTCGTTGTTACAAGGCACCAAAGCCTATGGTGCCCACCTGGGCCGCATCGCCTTGCCTGCACGGGAACGCGCCCCACGCCATCAGCATGAGAACTTCTACTGGTTACAAGAAGATTATCTCCGGGCGCGCCAACAGGGAAAGCCGTGGCAGTGGACGATCTGGCGCCCGCAACTGGTCTTTGGTGATGCGATTGGCAGCAACCTCAATGTCGTCCCGGCGATTGGTGTGTATGCTGCCGTGCGGCGCGAAGCCGGTCTGCCGCTCTCGTTCCCTGGTGGTCCCGCGTTCGTGTTTGAAGCGATCGATGCAGACCTTCTGGCGGAGGCGATGGCCTGGGCAGCCACGGCACCCACCGTGGGCAACGAGATTTTCAACATTACCAATGGCGATGTCTTTGCCTGGCCAGAGGTATGGCCAGTGATTGCCGATGCGGTGGGCATGCCAGTCGGCCCCCCGCAGCCGCTGTCCCTCGTGCAGGAAATGCCCAAACATGCGGCAGAGTGGGCGGCCATTGTGCGCAAGTATCAACTGCATGCTCCGGAGGACCTCAACGCCTTTGTCGGCGCATCCTTTGGCCTCGCCGACTTTTGCTTTGCCTATGGCGTTCACCACCCACCGCCGCCGATCCTGGTCAGCACCATCAAACTCAGGAAGGCAGGCTTTGCGGGTTGTATCGACACCGAAGACATGTTGCGCAAGTGGTTTAAGCGTTTCCAAGACCTGCAGTTGTTGCCACCGCGATGA